In Actinomycetota bacterium, a single genomic region encodes these proteins:
- a CDS encoding polysaccharide biosynthesis protein, protein MSILNNDVAEQPCTARAELFQSIIRQLKLTRLKQPVFLLVDAALVVIALFMSFLLRFGMSVPQTYMATLIAILPIAILTKVPVFYAFGFYQQLWQYASMKEGLRLLGGITSASFLFLGVLWLSQNITIPRGVFIIDWMLTLSLIGGSYFLIRAQKDLFPTLNFAVHDGERTQVIIVGAGAAGSGLVKQMQSSPECGYRPIAILDDDPAKNGLMIHGIEVVGASTAIPTILAKYPVDEIILAIPSAAVRDRRRIALECREIGIACKTVPDLSELVGGNISLSQIRDIDPKELLGRKEVDTDLRDTITCYKNRTVLITGAAGSIGSEICRQVVYLKPARVIATDISENGLYHLDEEMRASLNLGRAPLEINIMDVRDKHAIERAFNAYKPDIVFHAAAYKHVPMMENHMLEAMENNFVGTRNVIEAVTRHKCERFTLISTDKAVNPTSVMGLSKQLGERSVRAAASKDGGTKFMAVRFGNVLGSNGSVIPKFKRQIRDNEPITVTHREITRYFMTIQEAVYLVTQATAIGKGGEVFVLDMGEPINIYDLAVSMVRLSGFEPDEDIPIQVTGLRPGEKLYEELFAEGESINRTIHPKINEAWNEYDRVADAGFLKGLENIVRTGDEKRLARKLSDVSIAASGKFDTNVRFGA, encoded by the coding sequence ATGTCAATATTAAACAATGATGTGGCCGAGCAACCTTGTACGGCACGAGCGGAGCTTTTTCAAAGCATAATAAGGCAGCTAAAACTTACAAGGCTGAAGCAGCCTGTTTTTTTGTTGGTCGACGCGGCGCTCGTCGTTATCGCACTTTTCATGTCGTTCTTGCTGCGTTTCGGCATGAGCGTCCCGCAGACCTATATGGCTACTCTCATCGCAATCCTGCCGATTGCGATATTGACGAAAGTGCCGGTCTTTTATGCCTTCGGTTTCTATCAACAACTGTGGCAATACGCGAGTATGAAAGAGGGCCTCAGGTTGTTGGGCGGGATAACATCCGCCTCGTTTCTGTTTCTCGGAGTTCTCTGGTTGAGCCAAAATATTACCATCCCGCGCGGAGTGTTTATCATCGACTGGATGCTGACTTTGTCGCTCATCGGCGGGAGTTATTTTTTGATTCGAGCCCAAAAAGACCTCTTTCCGACACTCAACTTCGCAGTCCATGACGGGGAACGGACACAGGTCATTATCGTCGGCGCCGGCGCCGCGGGGAGCGGCCTTGTCAAACAGATGCAGTCGAGCCCGGAGTGCGGCTACCGGCCCATCGCGATATTAGACGATGACCCCGCGAAGAACGGGCTGATGATTCACGGCATCGAGGTTGTAGGGGCAAGTACGGCAATCCCGACTATCCTGGCGAAATATCCTGTCGACGAGATAATCCTGGCGATTCCTTCGGCTGCGGTGAGAGATAGACGGCGCATTGCGCTGGAGTGCCGGGAGATAGGCATTGCCTGCAAGACCGTACCCGACCTCTCCGAACTCGTCGGCGGCAACATAAGCCTCTCGCAGATTCGCGATATCGACCCCAAGGAACTGCTCGGCAGAAAAGAGGTCGATACCGATTTAAGAGATACGATTACCTGCTATAAAAACAGGACCGTACTGATAACCGGAGCGGCAGGTTCCATTGGCTCTGAGATTTGCCGCCAGGTCGTTTACCTGAAACCGGCCAGAGTCATCGCCACCGATATCTCGGAGAACGGGCTCTACCACCTCGACGAAGAGATGCGGGCTAGTTTAAACTTGGGCCGGGCGCCGCTTGAGATTAATATAATGGATGTTCGGGACAAGCACGCTATCGAGCGGGCCTTTAACGCATACAAACCGGACATAGTATTCCACGCTGCGGCCTACAAGCATGTGCCGATGATGGAGAACCATATGCTCGAGGCTATGGAGAACAATTTTGTCGGTACGCGTAATGTGATAGAAGCCGTTACACGCCATAAGTGCGAGCGGTTCACGCTCATATCTACCGATAAGGCCGTCAACCCGACAAGCGTCATGGGTCTATCGAAACAACTGGGAGAACGGTCTGTGCGGGCGGCGGCAAGCAAGGACGGCGGCACCAAGTTCATGGCGGTCAGGTTCGGCAATGTTTTGGGGAGTAACGGCAGTGTTATTCCTAAGTTTAAGAGGCAGATTCGCGACAATGAACCGATAACCGTCACCCATCGCGAAATAACCCGGTACTTCATGACTATCCAAGAAGCGGTATACCTGGTTACCCAGGCGACCGCTATCGGCAAGGGCGGGGAAGTCTTCGTACTCGATATGGGTGAGCCGATAAACATCTATGATTTAGCCGTGAGCATGGTGCGGCTCTCGGGTTTTGAGCCCGATGAGGATATACCGATTCAGGTGACGGGTTTGAGGCCGGGAGAGAAGTTGTATGAAGAACTATTTGCCGAAGGGGAAAGCATTAATCGAACCATTCATCCTAAGATAAACGAGGCATGGAACGAGTACGACAGGGTTGCGGATGCCGGGTTCCTGAAAGGGCTTGAAAATATCGTTAGAACGGGCGACGAGAAGAGGCTTGCAAGAAAATTGAGCGATGTGTCTATTGCGGCATCCGGCAAATTCGACACGAACGTTCGCTTTGGGGCTTAG
- a CDS encoding LPXTG cell wall anchor domain-containing protein — protein sequence MKRLITSIMTFVITFALLFTANAAFAASQGSLSVSPATVDSNGTVSATGGGFQPMADVTVKFDGDGAKVVKSDINGNISFSYKVPPSISKGMHSLSAQGPSSGTHPDDSIEPYSTGSRVLIGSLNVVEKRPVLGEQVKPEQTATPSKPVASTKGQLPYTGGTPLWVLLIAGLALTVVGFGIKVLKQN from the coding sequence ATGAAGAGATTAATCACGAGTATTATGACCTTTGTTATAACCTTTGCTCTGCTGTTCACGGCCAATGCAGCATTTGCGGCGAGCCAGGGTTCACTTAGTGTCAGCCCCGCAACCGTAGATTCAAACGGGACGGTTTCGGCCACGGGCGGCGGTTTTCAGCCGATGGCCGATGTAACGGTCAAGTTTGACGGGGACGGTGCTAAAGTCGTCAAGTCCGATATCAACGGCAACATATCGTTTAGTTATAAAGTTCCGCCAAGCATAAGCAAGGGTATGCACTCATTATCCGCTCAAGGTCCCTCAAGCGGAACCCATCCTGACGACTCTATCGAACCGTACTCCACCGGAAGCCGGGTTCTTATCGGCTCGTTGAATGTAGTCGAGAAGCGGCCCGTCTTAGGTGAGCAAGTAAAGCCGGAGCAAACAGCTACGCCAAGCAAGCCGGTGGCATCGACAAAAGGGCAATTACCATATACCGGCGGCACACCGCTTTGGGTTCTACTAATAGCCGGTCTGGCCTTAACGGTCGTTGGATTCGGTATCAAAGTGCTTAAGCAAAACTAA
- a CDS encoding DUF433 domain-containing protein, translating into MKYTRITVDPKQMGGIPCIRGLRIPVATVVEMVADGMTEDEILRTFPDLEHEDIREALHYAAEAVRERELPLVKVS; encoded by the coding sequence ATGAAATATACACGAATAACAGTTGACCCTAAGCAAATGGGAGGCATTCCTTGCATTAGGGGTTTACGCATTCCTGTAGCAACTGTGGTCGAGATGGTTGCCGATGGGATGACTGAAGATGAGATTCTTCGCACCTTTCCCGACCTTGAACACGAAGATATTCGCGAGGCATTGCATTATGCAGCAGAAGCGGTAAGGGAGCGTGAGCTTCCACTGGTAAAAGTGTCATGA
- a CDS encoding oligosaccharide flippase family protein: MVSGLSLRQNFSWTLVGNIVYAACQWGMLVVLAKMGSPVMVGQFALGLAVTAPIIMFANLQLRAVQATDARHEYLFDDYLSLRLATTIAALAAIAGVVIFSGYRSETALVILAVGVAKAFEAISDVFYGRLQQHERMDRIAKSMIIKGPLSLLALGFGVYLTDSTLWGAVGLAVAWALVLVSYDVRSGLTLKGRDAGVADVSADGGRRVAPRPRWINKTSFALIKLSLPLGFVMLLISLNANIPRYFIEHYLGERELGIFAAIAYLMVAGGMVVNALGQSASPRLAKHYAAAEAKPFRHLLGKLIAISALLGLAGVAIVAVAGETILTMIYKPEYAQHLDVFLLLMVATGLGFSASFLGYAMTAARYFRVQAPLFAMVTAVSILTCLWLVPLYGLSGAAVALVIAAAVQLLGSLAITVFAIYKLSICAKVAMAHDSI, translated from the coding sequence ATGGTTTCCGGACTATCGTTGAGGCAGAACTTCTCTTGGACCCTCGTCGGCAATATTGTCTATGCGGCCTGCCAGTGGGGGATGCTCGTCGTCCTCGCGAAGATGGGCAGCCCGGTGATGGTCGGGCAGTTCGCGTTGGGGCTGGCTGTAACTGCTCCCATTATCATGTTTGCAAATTTGCAGTTGCGGGCTGTGCAAGCGACCGATGCCCGGCACGAATACCTCTTCGACGACTACCTTAGCCTTCGTTTAGCCACGACCATTGCGGCGCTTGCTGCTATCGCAGGTGTGGTTATTTTCTCGGGATATAGAAGCGAGACGGCGCTTGTAATCTTGGCCGTGGGCGTGGCTAAGGCGTTCGAAGCGATAAGCGATGTCTTCTATGGACGGCTGCAGCAGCATGAGCGTATGGATAGAATCGCCAAATCGATGATAATAAAGGGCCCGCTGTCATTGCTGGCCCTTGGTTTTGGCGTTTATCTTACTGATAGTACGCTGTGGGGCGCGGTAGGACTGGCTGTTGCTTGGGCACTCGTGCTCGTCAGCTACGATGTGCGCAGTGGCTTGACGCTTAAGGGGCGGGATGCAGGTGTGGCTGATGTATCTGCTGATGGGGGTCGCCGGGTGGCACCGAGGCCTCGCTGGATCAACAAAACATCGTTCGCCTTAATTAAGTTGTCGCTACCTCTCGGCTTCGTGATGCTGCTGATATCACTTAACGCAAACATCCCGCGCTATTTTATCGAGCATTATCTCGGCGAGCGGGAGCTAGGCATCTTCGCCGCCATCGCCTATCTTATGGTGGCCGGGGGCATGGTAGTAAATGCGCTCGGGCAATCCGCAAGCCCGCGTTTGGCTAAGCATTATGCCGCGGCTGAGGCCAAGCCGTTTCGACATTTGCTCGGCAAGCTTATCGCGATATCTGCGTTGTTGGGTCTTGCGGGCGTGGCAATCGTTGCGGTTGCCGGCGAGACCATCTTAACGATGATATACAAGCCTGAGTATGCGCAACATCTCGATGTTTTTCTTCTACTCATGGTAGCGACGGGGCTTGGTTTTAGCGCCTCGTTTTTAGGTTATGCGATGACAGCGGCGCGGTACTTCAGGGTGCAAGCACCGCTATTTGCTATGGTAACGGCGGTGTCAATACTAACATGTTTATGGTTGGTCCCGTTATATGGGCTCAGCGGTGCGGCTGTGGCGCTAGTTATCGCTGCGGCGGTGCAGCTCTTGGGCAGCCTGGCGATTACCGTATTTGCGATTTATAAACTTAGCATTTGCGCGAAGGTGGCGATGGCTCATGACTCCATCTAG
- a CDS encoding type II toxin-antitoxin system HicA family toxin — MPRLTPANWRTLVKMFQMFGCEYKRKEGSHHVLRYPGAKRAVVIPEYNEVDVEIIKNNMRTVGMTREQYFDLLGKV; from the coding sequence ATGCCAAGATTAACCCCTGCTAATTGGAGGACTCTTGTGAAGATGTTTCAGATGTTTGGATGTGAATATAAACGCAAGGAAGGTTCCCATCATGTCTTGCGCTATCCCGGTGCAAAGCGAGCGGTTGTGATTCCTGAATATAATGAGGTAGACGTTGAAATTATCAAGAACAACATGCGAACTGTTGGCATGACCAGAGAACAATATTTTGATTTACTTGGTAAAGTATAA
- a CDS encoding DUF4012 domain-containing protein translates to MITIGVLRKKTNQDNSSRVHRTKDNRAKRKNTRLLLLVLVILLALTATIAGRSIVSDLLGVQKWLINGQDSLRSAYIAAEKGEFDKSQLNFEQAQNSFMDAGIIMSKPGVTMLAIVPVANSNLEAVRRLTEAGIEVAYAGEALTQASTKFSKKQGKFDISIDNGMVDIKPFIEAQPDIDRAHLHVLQAMAAFDKIPDGYLIPQIKSAKKRLGEELPTLKTLVSKAKVTFDVLPGVMGGEGKRRYFLAIQNNAELRATGGLIGNYGLLTVDNGAIKLDEFDEILAIDNPAKPIDAPEDFAARYSRFEGARIWSNVNMSPDFPTVSRVLLKFFESVRGEKLDGVITIDPVGLSYLLDAIGPLTLADTGVTIDSGNAVEWTLVKAYKDFPQRDTRKDFLADIAQAVWGRIITGQVADKSKLVEQFGLALSEKHMALYSTDESEQKIAESLGYAGELMPTTNDYLQVVMQNHGANKVDIYMHQEIKHTIDLRPDGSGLATLSIDISNKTPASGLPTYVTGENSLGAKGGLSNTWLSVYVPKGAQLLSAKLDGEAGVIEINREKDKTVFSRYVKVPPGANKVVELSYELPYVLVFDKSGIDYRFDWQAQPVINKPTVTSRVTLPDGFAISELPDGFARKGHNAAYSGTLSKDKSFDFGLIDNR, encoded by the coding sequence TTGATTACTATCGGTGTCTTAAGAAAGAAGACGAACCAGGATAACTCATCGCGTGTTCATAGGACTAAAGATAACCGCGCTAAGAGAAAAAACACAAGGCTTCTCTTACTCGTGCTTGTGATTCTGCTTGCGCTAACCGCTACGATAGCCGGTCGCAGCATCGTCAGCGACCTGTTAGGCGTGCAAAAGTGGCTCATCAATGGCCAAGATAGTCTGCGGTCGGCCTATATTGCTGCTGAGAAAGGAGAATTCGACAAATCCCAGCTAAACTTCGAACAAGCGCAAAACAGCTTTATGGACGCCGGCATAATCATGAGCAAGCCCGGCGTGACCATGCTTGCGATTGTCCCCGTCGCCAACTCAAACCTCGAAGCGGTTCGTCGTTTGACCGAGGCGGGCATCGAGGTAGCGTATGCCGGCGAGGCACTGACTCAAGCCTCGACGAAGTTCTCTAAAAAACAGGGTAAGTTCGATATCAGCATCGATAACGGAATGGTAGATATTAAACCATTCATAGAGGCACAACCAGATATCGACCGGGCACACCTGCACGTGCTTCAAGCGATGGCGGCTTTCGATAAGATACCCGACGGATATCTTATCCCTCAAATAAAGAGCGCGAAGAAAAGGCTCGGAGAAGAGCTTCCGACGTTGAAAACCCTTGTCTCAAAGGCCAAGGTGACCTTCGATGTCTTACCCGGAGTCATGGGGGGAGAGGGGAAGAGGCGCTATTTCCTCGCGATTCAGAACAATGCCGAACTGCGCGCGACAGGCGGTCTTATCGGCAACTACGGGTTACTGACGGTCGACAACGGCGCCATAAAGCTTGACGAATTCGACGAGATACTCGCCATCGACAATCCAGCCAAACCGATTGACGCCCCCGAGGATTTTGCCGCACGGTATAGCCGTTTTGAAGGGGCGCGCATCTGGTCGAACGTGAACATGAGCCCCGACTTTCCGACTGTAAGCAGGGTCTTGCTCAAGTTCTTTGAGAGCGTGCGGGGTGAGAAGCTCGATGGAGTCATCACCATCGACCCGGTCGGGCTCTCGTACCTGCTCGATGCCATCGGGCCACTCACCCTTGCCGATACGGGTGTCACGATTGACTCGGGCAACGCTGTCGAGTGGACGCTTGTCAAGGCGTACAAGGATTTTCCACAGCGTGACACGCGCAAGGATTTCTTGGCGGATATCGCGCAAGCGGTCTGGGGGCGCATCATCACCGGGCAGGTGGCGGATAAATCGAAACTCGTAGAGCAGTTCGGGCTGGCGTTATCTGAAAAACATATGGCTTTGTACAGCACCGACGAAAGCGAGCAAAAGATAGCGGAGAGTCTGGGTTATGCCGGTGAGTTGATGCCGACGACCAATGACTATCTACAGGTCGTTATGCAAAACCACGGGGCGAACAAGGTCGATATCTATATGCACCAAGAGATAAAGCATACGATTGATTTGAGACCGGACGGCTCGGGGCTCGCGACCCTGTCTATCGATATTTCAAACAAAACTCCGGCTTCAGGCCTGCCGACCTATGTTACAGGCGAGAACTCCTTAGGGGCCAAGGGCGGTCTGAGCAACACATGGCTGAGTGTCTATGTGCCGAAGGGCGCCCAATTGCTGAGCGCAAAACTTGACGGCGAGGCCGGTGTAATCGAGATAAACCGCGAAAAAGACAAGACGGTCTTTTCGAGATATGTAAAAGTACCACCCGGTGCGAACAAGGTCGTGGAGTTATCGTATGAGCTGCCGTATGTGCTTGTCTTCGATAAGAGCGGCATTGACTATAGATTTGACTGGCAGGCTCAGCCGGTCATCAATAAGCCCACCGTCACGTCGAGGGTTACGCTTCCCGACGGGTTTGCCATCAGCGAGTTGCCCGACGGGTTTGCGCGGAAGGGCCACAACGCCGCGTACTCCGGAACACTCTCAAAGGACAAGTCCTTTGATTTTGGGCTTATCGATAACCGATAG
- a CDS encoding glycosyltransferase family 1 protein: MTPSSVRPIRIMHVVGGMERAGTETWLMHVLRNIDRDAFQMDFVVHTDQPCAFDEEIRDLGSKVIPCLNHANPVAYACNFNRILRRHGPYDVVHSHVHNFSGYILWLARRTGVPMRIAHSHLDTSDFDDASSHVRRLYISLTKRMMRNSATHGLAASEKAAIALFGEDWAADARWQILYCGIDLNPFAEPVDATVVRAELGIAADSFVLGHVGRFMEQKNHGFLIDIAVEVARRESNMRLLLVGDGLLQEEIRQKIVDKGLADYVIMAGVREDVARLMLGAIDVFVFPSLYEGLGLVLIEAQAAGLPCVISDVIPSEADLDGRLISRQPLATSASEWAEVILTLNRHSLNTDKIEYFMKVKRSDFNIASSMSKLVEVYYG, encoded by the coding sequence ATGACTCCATCTAGCGTGAGACCCATAAGGATAATGCACGTAGTCGGCGGCATGGAGCGCGCGGGCACCGAAACATGGCTCATGCATGTTTTGCGAAACATCGACCGCGACGCGTTCCAGATGGACTTTGTCGTCCACACCGACCAGCCCTGCGCTTTCGACGAAGAGATTCGGGACCTAGGCTCAAAGGTCATACCTTGCTTGAATCACGCCAATCCGGTCGCCTACGCCTGCAATTTCAACCGGATTCTGCGGCGTCACGGGCCTTACGATGTTGTCCATAGCCATGTTCACAATTTCAGCGGCTATATTCTGTGGCTTGCGCGCCGGACTGGAGTGCCTATGCGCATCGCACATAGCCACCTCGATACCAGTGACTTTGATGATGCCTCATCGCACGTCAGGCGTCTATATATATCTTTAACAAAGCGGATGATGAGAAATAGCGCGACCCATGGTTTGGCAGCGAGCGAGAAGGCGGCCATAGCTTTGTTTGGTGAGGATTGGGCGGCCGATGCCAGATGGCAGATTCTTTATTGCGGCATCGACTTGAATCCCTTTGCCGAACCGGTCGACGCAACGGTCGTGCGCGCAGAATTGGGCATAGCCGCCGACTCGTTCGTCCTCGGGCATGTCGGCAGGTTTATGGAGCAGAAAAACCACGGATTTCTAATCGATATCGCAGTGGAGGTCGCGCGTCGTGAGTCGAATATGCGCTTGCTGCTGGTCGGCGATGGTCTTTTACAGGAGGAGATTAGACAAAAAATCGTTGATAAGGGTCTTGCGGACTATGTGATTATGGCTGGCGTACGTGAAGACGTGGCGAGGCTTATGCTCGGAGCTATAGATGTTTTCGTCTTTCCTTCGCTATATGAGGGACTTGGCCTTGTATTAATTGAAGCCCAAGCAGCTGGTCTTCCATGCGTCATCTCAGACGTGATTCCCAGCGAAGCCGATCTTGACGGTCGGCTAATATCACGACAACCGCTTGCGACGTCAGCCTCGGAGTGGGCGGAAGTCATACTGACATTAAACCGACATTCTCTAAACACTGACAAAATCGAGTATTTTATGAAGGTTAAGCGGAGCGATTTTAATATAGCGTCAAGTATGAGTAAATTAGTAGAGGTCTATTATGGCTAG
- a CDS encoding polysaccharide biosynthesis tyrosine autokinase — translation MEEQLEIVQFLKIIAKRKGIVVIGTALCVLLAVIATMYMTPRYDATAKILVAQAQAPLNDQSSSESYQAVLLSQQLAKTFSEIMVSRTLAERVITRLELPLLPDDLMKKVKAQPIRDTQLIVLKVTDVDPKRAKDIANTYADEFIAFIPSTAPGASQMKVSMVESAIVALQPVTPKPLLNTVLAFMLGLSMSIGFAFVLEKLDVTVKEPEMLEQLLGITSLGLVPKSQQPLLLGDNNTDTSESMRRIRTNLQYLNFDQSIRSFAVTSPETGDGKTTLASNLAMVFAQAGQNVLLVDCDLRRPSIGKVFHLREAPGLSNVLIGAADADSVVVASGVDGLSIVTSGPIPPNPADLLNSERMDDLLARFESRFDIVILDCPPVPALSDTVILASKADAVLMVSSFGRSKKADMLAARNALAKVGARILGFVINGARTSKQNGYYNQPYTSRQALRDALRNLPRDIRGG, via the coding sequence ATGGAAGAGCAACTTGAAATCGTTCAGTTTCTCAAGATAATCGCGAAAAGGAAGGGCATTGTCGTAATCGGCACTGCCCTCTGTGTTCTATTGGCCGTGATTGCGACGATGTACATGACGCCGCGATACGATGCGACAGCCAAAATATTGGTAGCGCAGGCTCAGGCGCCCCTCAACGATCAATCATCCTCTGAATCGTACCAGGCCGTTCTCCTTAGTCAGCAGCTCGCCAAGACCTTTAGTGAGATAATGGTCAGCCGCACGCTGGCAGAGCGGGTCATAACACGGCTGGAGCTTCCTTTGTTGCCCGATGACCTGATGAAAAAAGTAAAGGCGCAGCCGATACGCGACACCCAGCTCATCGTCCTTAAGGTAACGGATGTCGATCCGAAGCGCGCCAAGGATATCGCCAACACCTATGCGGATGAATTCATCGCGTTTATCCCGTCGACCGCTCCCGGGGCATCACAGATGAAGGTCAGCATGGTCGAATCGGCTATCGTAGCGTTGCAACCGGTGACCCCAAAGCCGCTTCTCAACACGGTACTAGCCTTTATGCTCGGTTTGAGTATGAGCATAGGTTTTGCCTTCGTTCTCGAAAAGCTCGACGTGACCGTGAAAGAGCCGGAGATGCTCGAACAACTTCTCGGCATAACGTCGTTAGGCCTCGTGCCGAAATCACAGCAGCCGCTCCTTCTGGGCGACAACAACACTGATACGTCTGAATCGATGAGACGGATCAGGACCAATCTTCAGTACCTCAATTTCGACCAGTCGATACGATCTTTCGCGGTGACGAGCCCCGAGACAGGGGATGGAAAGACCACTTTGGCATCGAATTTAGCGATGGTCTTTGCCCAGGCCGGGCAGAACGTTTTACTTGTCGATTGCGATTTGAGAAGACCGTCCATCGGTAAGGTTTTCCACCTGCGGGAAGCACCAGGGCTCTCAAATGTTCTAATAGGCGCCGCCGACGCCGACTCGGTTGTCGTCGCGAGCGGGGTAGACGGTTTAAGTATTGTTACAAGCGGACCGATTCCGCCGAACCCCGCCGATCTGTTGAATTCGGAGCGCATGGATGATTTGCTGGCAAGATTCGAGAGCCGGTTCGATATTGTTATCCTTGATTGCCCGCCGGTGCCGGCTTTATCCGACACGGTGATTCTTGCGTCGAAAGCCGACGCCGTTCTTATGGTTTCGAGTTTTGGTAGATCGAAGAAAGCCGACATGCTCGCCGCGCGGAACGCGCTTGCCAAGGTGGGCGCGCGAATTCTCGGCTTTGTCATAAACGGTGCACGGACTTCAAAACAGAATGGTTATTATAATCAACCATATACCAGCCGGCAGGCTCTACGTGATGCGCTCCGCAATTTACCCCGCGATATAAGAGGTGGTTGA
- a CDS encoding class E sortase — protein sequence MNKISNLMLAVGLICLVVPAGLWLNAKYYQWNEAKKWQPIARVSADSDRSASVAVKDGDDNIGGSTDGSATAGDIADLVADGPAATGKSIGFIVIPKLDLNLSIIEGETWTNLAKSPARVSKTAQIGAIGTSLISGHRTMFSAPFRDLDRLDISDRVFVYTEQALFVYTVIGIKRVKPDDWSDIESGVERRLVLSTCDPVYSAAKRLLVIARLSNAQKLDDAK from the coding sequence TTGAACAAAATTTCTAACCTGATGCTGGCTGTCGGGCTTATTTGCCTGGTGGTGCCAGCCGGCCTATGGCTTAACGCAAAATACTACCAGTGGAATGAAGCTAAAAAATGGCAGCCGATTGCACGCGTTTCGGCCGATAGTGACCGCTCGGCCTCGGTTGCCGTGAAAGACGGCGACGATAACATTGGTGGGTCTACCGATGGGAGTGCCACCGCCGGCGATATCGCTGACTTAGTAGCCGACGGTCCAGCGGCTACGGGGAAGAGTATCGGGTTTATCGTCATACCAAAGCTTGACCTCAACCTTAGCATTATAGAGGGTGAGACCTGGACCAATCTGGCAAAAAGCCCCGCACGTGTCTCAAAGACCGCACAAATCGGCGCCATCGGTACTTCACTTATATCGGGACACCGCACCATGTTCTCGGCGCCCTTCCGCGACCTCGACCGGCTGGATATCTCGGACCGTGTGTTCGTCTATACCGAGCAAGCGCTTTTTGTATACACGGTCATCGGGATAAAAAGAGTAAAACCGGACGACTGGAGTGATATAGAATCGGGTGTTGAGCGAAGACTCGTACTCTCGACCTGCGACCCTGTGTACTCGGCGGCCAAACGTCTCTTAGTCATAGCGCGGTTGAGCAACGCTCAAAAGCTGGACGACGCGAAATAG